In Mixophyes fleayi isolate aMixFle1 chromosome 4, aMixFle1.hap1, whole genome shotgun sequence, the following proteins share a genomic window:
- the YJU2B gene encoding putative splicing factor YJU2B has translation MGERKGTNKYYPPDFDPAKHGSLNGYRNSHPLRERARKLSQGILIIRFEMPYNIWCDGCKNHIGMGVRYNAEKKKVGNYYTTPIYRFRMKCHLCVNYIEMQTDPASCDYVIVSGAQRKEERWDMEENEQILTTEHEEKKRLETDSMFRLEHGAADKEKLQRAAPSLSELQEAQSAWRDDFAINSLLRSKFREEKKQIREEEERDQALLKKTSLDLKLLPETEEDKRLAALLKYRSLESYDQKQQKKRSEITRRSWFSPGGDHKLQITGSSLKKLVIRPKPSTSPGTSALALGVVRRASKEGKDGERTGGQSNGGNQTVNEPEGEDGQSRDEQAQPEGENVELKTVSSTNASTCVDVTAKLLTPTSCLVPDYSDSSSDAEAQY, from the exons ATG ggggagagaaaaggaacCAATAAGTATTATCCACCAGACTTCGACCCTGCCAAA CATGGCTCCCTCAACGGCTACAGAAACAGTCACCCACTGCGGGAGCGAGCCCGGAAGCTGTCTCAGGGCATCCTCATCATCAG GTTTGAGATGCCGTATAACATCTGGTGCGATGGCTGCAAGAATCACATTGGGATGG GGGTGCGTTATAATGCAGAGAAGAAAAAAGTGGGCAATTACTACACAACCCCTATTTACAG GTTTAGGATGAAGTGTCACCTGTGTGTGAATTACATTGAGATGCAGACAGACCCAGCGTCCTGTGACTACGTGATTGTGAGTGGCGCTCAGAGGAAGGAGGAACGCTGGGACATGGAGGAAAATGAGCAAATCCTAACCACGG AGCACGAGgagaagaagaggctggagacGGACTCCATGTTCCGTCTGGAGCACGGAGCTGCAGACAAAGAGAAGCTGCAGAGGGCGGCACCGTCGCTGTCAGAGCTGCAGGAAGCACAGAGCGCCTGGAGGGACGACTTCGCCATCAACAGCCTCCTGCGCAGCAAGTTCAGG GAGGAGAAAAAGCAGATCCGGGAAGAGGAGGAGCGGGATCAAGCTCTGCTCAAGAAAACGTCTTTGGACTTGAAGCTTCTTCCGGAGACTGAAGAGGATAAGAGACTTGCAGCTCTCCTCAAATACCGCAGCCTGGAGT CTTATGACCAGAAGCAGCAGAAGAAACGTTCGGAGATTACCAGGCGCTCCTGGTTTTCCCCGGGAGGTGACCACAAGCTACAGATAACGGGAAGCTCGTTAAAGAAACTCGTGATTCGGCCAAAACCTTCAACAAGCCCCGGGACGTCGGCTCTCGCTCTTGGTGTTGTTCGACGAGCATCAAAAGAGGGGAAAGACGGAGAGCGGACAGGAGGCCAGTCTAATGGTGGAAATCAGACCGTCAATGAGCCGGAAGGGGAGGACGGGCAGAGCAGAGATGAACAGGCACAGCCGGAAGGCGAGAATGTTGAACTAAAGACTGTCAGTAGCACAAACGCCTCAACTTGTGTGGATGTAACCGCCAAACTCCTCACCCCTACATCCTGCCTTGTGCCTGACTACTCCGACTCTAGTTCTGACGCAGAGGCGCAGTACTGA